Below is a genomic region from Anaerolineales bacterium.
ATGGTCGCGGATGTCGATCTGTACAATCAGATGACGGCTGAGGCTGCAGGAATTGCTCCCGGCGCGGACGGGTTGTTCTTCTCGCCTCACCTGGGAGGACGAATCTGTCCGGCTTCGCCGGCCATGCGCGGCGCCTGGATCGGCTTTTCGTGGGGGCATACCCGGGCGCACTTCTGCCGCGCCCTGCTGGAGAGCGTAGCCTTTGAGTACGCTTTCTACCTGAGCATCCTCATGTCTCACATAGAGGACCTCAGGCTGGTAGAAGCACGCGCGATCGGAGGCGGAGCGCGCAGCGTGGTGTGGAATCAGATCAAGGCGGATGTCCTGGGAGTGCCGTATCAGCGCCTGCGGCGCGATGAGTTCGGCACCTGGGGCAGCGCCTTGATTGCTGGGAAAGCCGCCGGGCTGTTCGATGATCTGGGTGCGGCGGCTGCCGAGGGGGCGAAAGCCGATGGCGAACCCGTTCGACCCAATCCGCTGCACCGCGCCACGTACCAACGGCTGGTGGAGGATTACCTAACCGTGCAGGAAACGCTGCAGGCGTACTTCCATTGATTCCAGGCCAGGGAGCGAAGGCTGTGAAGAATCCAGTCCGTGTGTGTGTGATTGGTGCGGGCCGCGTGGGCCGGCTCCATTCCGCCTCGATCGCCCGGTACGTGCCCAGCGGCCGGGTGGTGGCCATCGTTGATCCTGTGGCGGAGGTTCTCGAGACCACCGCCAACGAGTTTGGTATTGAGGGCCGGTTCGCAAGCCTGGAACAGGCGCTCGAGAAAGTGGACTTCGAAGGCGTGGTCGTCACTACGCCCACGCCCGTGCACAAGCCGATCACTATCTTGGCGGCCGAGCATGGAAAGCACGTGTTCCTGGAAAAGCCGATGGCGCTCAGCTTGCCGGAGTGTGACGACATGATCGCGGCCGCCCGGCGGAACGATGTGCTCCTCCAGCTGGGCTTCATGCGCCGCTTTGATCCGGAGTTTGTGGCGGCTGCCAAGCGAATCGAAGCCGGTGAAATCGGCCAGCCCATGATGATCAAGACCCTTACGCACGGCCCCGGCCTTCCGCCGCTTTGGGCCCGTGACCTGACTACCTCGAACGGTAATCTAGCGGAGGTCAATAGCCATGACTGGGACACCATTCGCTGGCTGATGGGTTCAGACTACGAGCGGGTCTATGCCGAGGTCACCAACTTCAAGGGCAGGCGGCACAACATCGATACCCCCGGCTACTACGACCATGCCATGGTGACCGTCCGCCTGGTCAGCGGCGGACTCGGGATGATTTCGAGTATCTGTCCCTGCGACTACGGCTACGACGCCCGCGTGGAAATCCATGGTGAGAAGGGCATTATGCTGATTGGCGAACTGAAAGGGCAGGCGATCGTCGTGGGCACCGACCGAGACCACGGCCTGGTGACCCCGATCTTCCGCACCTGGCCCGAGCGATTCGCCTGGGGCTATGTCCATGAGTTGGAGCACTTTGTCCAATGCATCGCGACGGGCAAGGAACCCAGGGTGGGTGCTGCGGAAGGACGATGGGCCGTCGCCGGCGTACTGGCGGCCACCCGTTCGTTCCAAGAGCATCGTCCCGTGTACCTGAAGGAGATCCTGAGCCGATGACGGGTTGCGGCTGGATCGGAGGTGATTGATTGCTGGCGGCGGTCTATCACGGCCCCAATGACTTGCGGCTTGAGCACGTTCCCGAGCCCTCGATCGGCCCCGGGGATCTCCTGATGAAGGTGGTGGCCGCAGGCATTTGCGGCACAGACCTGCGCATCATACGCGGTGATCACCGCAAGTTTCCGATTGGCACCGTCCGGATTCCCGGTCACGAGATCGTGGGCACCATCCAGGAGGTTGGTTCCGAGGTCAAGGGGTTTGTGGTCGGGCAAGTCGTCTTCATCGCGCCGAACATCGGCTGCGGCCACTGCCGCGAATGTGTCTCGGGAAGCACCAACCTGTGTGGCAGCTTTGATGCGATTGGCATCACTCTCGATGGCGGCTTCGCCGAATACTTGCGTGTGCCTGCGACTGCTGTGCTGCAGGGAAACGTCATGCCCCTGAACACGGGCGTCGATCCGGCTGCGGCTGCCATGATCGAACCATTCGCCTGCGTGCTGCGGGGACAGGACGCCATACGAATCCTTCCAGGAGAGGTGGTCCTGGTGATGGGCGCCGGACCCATCGGGGTCATGCATGTCAAGCTTGCGCGTCTGCGCGGGGCCGGGAGGATTCTGGTCAGTGAGCCTTTCCCGAGGCGGGCAGCCCAGATTTCGAGCATGGGCGCAGACCGGGTTGTCAATCCCACCGAGGAGGACCTTGCGACCATAGTGGCTGAGGAGACCCGGGGGCGGGGCGCGGAGGTCGTCATCGTGGCGGCCCCTGTTCATTCTGCACAGGAATCGGCGCTGCATCTGGCCGGAGTGGGTGGCAGGATCCTGTTCTTCGGCGGTCTACCGAAGGATCGACCCAGGATTGCATTCGACTCGAACCTGCTGCACTACAAGGAATTGGTGGTTACAGGGACGACGGCTTGCAGCACCGGCGACTGTTTGCGGGCGACCGCGATTGTCAACTCCGGACGGATTGATCTGAGCGACGTGGTCAGTCATCGTTTTTCAC
It encodes:
- a CDS encoding Gfo/Idh/MocA family oxidoreductase gives rise to the protein MKNPVRVCVIGAGRVGRLHSASIARYVPSGRVVAIVDPVAEVLETTANEFGIEGRFASLEQALEKVDFEGVVVTTPTPVHKPITILAAEHGKHVFLEKPMALSLPECDDMIAAARRNDVLLQLGFMRRFDPEFVAAAKRIEAGEIGQPMMIKTLTHGPGLPPLWARDLTTSNGNLAEVNSHDWDTIRWLMGSDYERVYAEVTNFKGRRHNIDTPGYYDHAMVTVRLVSGGLGMISSICPCDYGYDARVEIHGEKGIMLIGELKGQAIVVGTDRDHGLVTPIFRTWPERFAWGYVHELEHFVQCIATGKEPRVGAAEGRWAVAGVLAATRSFQEHRPVYLKEILSR
- a CDS encoding alcohol dehydrogenase catalytic domain-containing protein, producing MLAAVYHGPNDLRLEHVPEPSIGPGDLLMKVVAAGICGTDLRIIRGDHRKFPIGTVRIPGHEIVGTIQEVGSEVKGFVVGQVVFIAPNIGCGHCRECVSGSTNLCGSFDAIGITLDGGFAEYLRVPATAVLQGNVMPLNTGVDPAAAAMIEPFACVLRGQDAIRILPGEVVLVMGAGPIGVMHVKLARLRGAGRILVSEPFPRRAAQISSMGADRVVNPTEEDLATIVAEETRGRGAEVVIVAAPVHSAQESALHLAGVGGRILFFGGLPKDRPRIAFDSNLLHYKELVVTGTTACSTGDCLRATAIVNSGRIDLSDVVSHRFSLAAAADAFATAESRDSLKVILEP